In Lysobacter firmicutimachus, one genomic interval encodes:
- a CDS encoding right-handed parallel beta-helix repeat-containing protein, with protein MRIIAITGLALSGLMFSASAFACENVLDPQQVQVYHPGKYCLSANRILPIEIQGSNIELDCRSRSVIAPPGAGAGPAGIRAHGENVIVRNCRVDGFDHGIELDARGASQLVNNTVVRAKQAPLLVHGNRDPYAEPIRITGNRVFGYFDVEPAWSQQPAIQVIGLNRAILSNNVVAGFRGGRSGLMLVDAPDTQLIGNQFLDFEGSDRMIRLEQSPRARVVHNTIMQRDPSVLQGIAGAVDATCVENVFINTQRSGFSECAVTRHNVERPLPPQGP; from the coding sequence ATGCGAATCATCGCCATTACCGGCCTGGCCCTGTCGGGCCTGATGTTCAGCGCATCCGCGTTCGCCTGCGAAAACGTGCTGGATCCCCAGCAGGTGCAGGTGTACCACCCCGGCAAGTACTGCCTCAGCGCCAACCGCATCCTGCCGATCGAGATCCAGGGCAGCAATATCGAGCTGGACTGCCGCAGCCGCAGCGTAATCGCACCGCCCGGCGCCGGCGCCGGCCCCGCCGGCATCCGCGCGCACGGCGAGAACGTGATCGTGCGCAATTGCCGCGTCGACGGCTTCGACCACGGCATCGAGCTGGACGCGCGCGGCGCCTCGCAACTGGTCAACAACACCGTCGTGCGGGCCAAGCAGGCCCCGCTGCTGGTGCACGGCAACCGCGACCCCTATGCCGAGCCGATCCGGATCACCGGCAATCGGGTGTTCGGCTATTTCGACGTCGAGCCGGCATGGAGCCAGCAGCCGGCGATCCAGGTGATCGGCCTCAACCGCGCGATCCTCAGCAACAACGTCGTCGCCGGTTTCCGCGGCGGCCGCAGCGGCCTGATGCTGGTCGACGCGCCGGACACGCAGCTGATCGGCAACCAGTTCCTCGACTTCGAGGGCAGCGACCGGATGATCCGGCTCGAGCAGTCGCCGCGGGCGCGGGTGGTGCACAACACCATCATGCAGCGCGATCCGAGCGTGCTGCAGGGCATCGCCGGTGCGGTCGACGCGACCTGCGTCGAGAACGTGTTCATCAACACCCAGCGTTCGGGCTTCTCCGAATGCGCGGTGACCCGCCACAACGTCGAGCGTCCCTTGCCGCCGCAGGGGCCGTAA
- a CDS encoding right-handed parallel beta-helix repeat-containing protein, with the protein MRIVSRAGFALAAVFASASAAACDFVLQPDQRDIYAPGKYCLFADRDLPIEIRSDDVELDCRGRLLGNGAGSSWDAAVTIAPRRGVTVRNCRIEQWPRGVYVDRASDTQIVNNTVLRPQSVGVLVQGNDLAEGDGVRLIGNRIANYGNQGAMQPVTAIRLQGANRLEAVNNVVAGFGGEGVVHVEHSADVRLTGNQVLDFESGVGSAFYLDRYSPRTRLVHNTVTALRPYNVRGIEGDGVRDATCIENVFVNTTPSNLEQCASKRNNIEQLSPSVP; encoded by the coding sequence ATGCGCATCGTTTCCCGTGCGGGATTCGCCCTGGCCGCCGTCTTCGCCAGCGCTTCGGCCGCCGCCTGCGACTTCGTGCTCCAGCCCGACCAGCGCGACATCTACGCCCCCGGCAAGTACTGCCTGTTCGCCGACCGCGATCTGCCGATCGAAATCCGCAGCGACGACGTCGAGCTCGATTGCCGCGGCCGCCTGCTCGGCAACGGCGCCGGCTCGTCCTGGGACGCGGCCGTGACGATCGCGCCGCGTCGCGGCGTGACCGTGCGCAACTGCCGCATCGAGCAGTGGCCGCGCGGCGTATACGTCGACCGCGCCAGCGACACCCAGATCGTCAACAACACCGTGCTGCGTCCGCAGTCGGTCGGCGTGCTGGTGCAAGGCAACGACCTGGCCGAAGGCGACGGCGTGCGCCTGATCGGCAACCGCATCGCCAACTACGGCAACCAGGGCGCGATGCAGCCGGTGACGGCGATCCGGCTGCAGGGCGCCAACCGCCTGGAGGCGGTCAACAACGTGGTCGCCGGCTTCGGCGGCGAAGGCGTGGTCCATGTCGAGCATTCGGCCGACGTGCGCCTGACCGGCAACCAGGTGCTGGATTTCGAGTCGGGCGTCGGCTCGGCCTTTTATCTCGACCGCTACTCGCCGCGCACTCGCCTGGTCCACAACACGGTGACCGCGCTGCGGCCGTACAACGTGCGCGGCATCGAAGGCGACGGCGTGCGCGATGCGACCTGCATCGAGAACGTGTTCGTCAACACCACGCCGTCGAACCTGGAGCAGTGCGCGTCCAAGCGCAACAACATCGAGCAGCTCAGTCCGTCCGTCCCTTGA
- a CDS encoding TetR/AcrR family transcriptional regulator produces the protein MKVSREQVGENRRRILEAAARLFRERGFEAVTVAEVMKAAGLTHGAFYGHFQSKDDLIAQALAHALAATQAPDDPAAFLAAYLSPEHCADLAGGCPTAGLAAETLRQAPQARAAMTAFLRQALRAMSASAPGANEAERRRHAIGRWSAMVGALILARSSDDPDLSAEVLAQTRAWIEARP, from the coding sequence ATGAAAGTCAGTCGCGAACAGGTCGGCGAGAACCGCCGGCGAATCCTCGAAGCCGCGGCGCGGCTGTTCCGCGAGCGCGGATTCGAGGCGGTGACAGTGGCCGAGGTCATGAAAGCCGCCGGATTGACCCACGGCGCCTTCTACGGCCACTTTCAGTCCAAGGACGATCTGATCGCGCAAGCGCTGGCGCATGCGCTGGCCGCGACTCAGGCCCCGGACGACCCGGCGGCGTTCCTCGCCGCGTATTTGTCGCCCGAACACTGCGCCGATCTGGCCGGCGGTTGCCCGACCGCGGGCCTGGCGGCCGAGACCCTGCGCCAGGCGCCGCAGGCGCGCGCGGCGATGACCGCCTTCCTGCGCCAAGCGCTGCGGGCGATGAGCGCGTCGGCGCCGGGTGCGAACGAGGCCGAACGCCGCCGTCATGCGATCGGGCGATGGTCGGCGATGGTCGGCGCGTTGATCCTGGCGCGTTCCAGCGACGATCCGGACCTGTCGGCGGAAGTGCTGGCGCAGACCCGCGCCTGGATCGAAGCCCGGCCCTGA
- a CDS encoding SDR family NAD(P)-dependent oxidoreductase gives MPTPLPTVLVTGASSGIGAVYADRFAHRGHDLVLVARDRARLDALAARLRAETGVRVDVLAADLSDPAALATVEARLRDDAAIEVLVNNAGASLAGGFLEQGPERVGQLIALNAVAPARLAAAIAPKLAAAGRGAVVNIGSVVGLAPEFAMAVYGATKAFVLHFSQALQVELGPRGVYVQAVLPAATRTEIWERSGKDVNALQGVMEVDELVDAALLGYDRREPVTIPPLPDEAQWTALEGARRAMLPNFAQSHAAERYRNRG, from the coding sequence ATGCCCACCCCGCTTCCCACCGTCCTGGTCACCGGCGCCTCCAGCGGCATCGGTGCCGTCTATGCCGACCGCTTCGCCCATCGCGGCCACGATCTGGTCCTGGTCGCGCGCGATCGGGCGCGCCTGGACGCCCTGGCCGCCCGCCTGCGCGCCGAAACCGGCGTCCGGGTCGATGTGCTCGCCGCCGATCTCAGCGACCCGGCCGCTCTGGCGACGGTCGAAGCGCGGCTGCGCGACGACGCCGCGATCGAAGTGCTGGTCAACAACGCCGGCGCCAGCCTCGCCGGCGGCTTCCTCGAACAAGGTCCGGAGCGGGTCGGCCAGCTGATCGCGCTCAATGCCGTCGCCCCGGCGCGGCTGGCCGCGGCGATCGCGCCCAAGCTGGCCGCCGCCGGCCGCGGCGCCGTCGTCAACATCGGCTCGGTGGTCGGGCTGGCGCCGGAGTTCGCGATGGCCGTGTACGGCGCGACCAAGGCCTTCGTCCTGCACTTCAGCCAGGCCCTGCAGGTCGAACTCGGCCCGCGCGGCGTGTACGTGCAAGCGGTGCTGCCGGCGGCGACGCGTACCGAGATCTGGGAACGCTCGGGCAAGGACGTCAACGCCCTGCAGGGCGTCATGGAAGTCGACGAACTGGTCGATGCCGCCCTGCTCGGCTACGACCGCCGCGAGCCGGTGACGATCCCGCCGCTGCCGGACGAGGCGCAATGGACCGCCCTGGAAGGCGCACGCCGGGCGATGCTGCCGAACTTCGCCCAATCGCACGCCGCCGAGCGCTATCGCAACCGCGGCTGA
- a CDS encoding alpha/beta fold hydrolase, whose translation MTDLLLFSHANGFPAPVYDLMLESLAGRFRIERPERIGHDPRYPVTRDWPHLVEELSARIGAAAGDAGRIWLVGHSLGGYLSLLASLRLAGSALGARVAGVVMLDSPLIAGWRARLVQIGRRTGLDNLVMPTRATLQRRRHWPDPDAVRAHFLAKPAFARWDRRVLDAYVEHGTRAVDDGSRELAFEREVEYRIYRSLPTTALSDRVAQVPVPVGFLAGTRSRELRHAGHAATRRLVGERWRWLEGSHLFPMERPLDTARAIEAMIDRLAAHERR comes from the coding sequence ATGACCGATCTGCTGCTGTTCTCCCACGCCAACGGTTTTCCGGCCCCGGTCTACGACCTGATGCTGGAATCGCTGGCGGGACGCTTCCGGATCGAACGCCCGGAGCGGATCGGCCACGACCCGCGCTACCCTGTCACCCGCGACTGGCCGCACCTGGTGGAAGAACTGAGCGCGCGGATCGGCGCCGCGGCCGGCGACGCCGGTCGGATCTGGCTGGTCGGGCATTCGCTGGGCGGCTATCTGAGCCTGCTGGCTTCGCTGCGCCTGGCCGGCAGCGCGCTGGGCGCACGCGTGGCCGGCGTGGTCATGCTGGATTCGCCGCTGATCGCCGGCTGGCGCGCGCGCCTGGTGCAGATCGGCCGCCGCACCGGCCTGGACAATCTGGTCATGCCGACCCGCGCCACCCTGCAACGCCGCCGGCACTGGCCCGACCCGGATGCGGTACGCGCGCACTTCCTCGCCAAGCCGGCGTTCGCGCGCTGGGACCGGCGCGTGCTGGACGCCTATGTCGAGCACGGCACCCGCGCGGTCGACGACGGGTCGCGCGAACTGGCCTTCGAGCGCGAGGTCGAGTACCGGATCTATCGCAGCCTGCCGACCACCGCGCTCAGCGACCGGGTGGCGCAGGTACCGGTACCGGTCGGCTTCCTCGCCGGCACCCGTTCGCGCGAGCTGCGCCATGCCGGCCACGCCGCGACCCGGCGCCTGGTCGGCGAACGCTGGCGCTGGCTGGAAGGCAGCCACCTGTTCCCGATGGAGCGGCCGCTGGACACGGCGCGGGCGATCGAGGCGATGATCGATCGCCTCGCCGCGCACGAGCGGCGCTGA
- a CDS encoding DUF2058 domain-containing protein — MSDSLRDQLLGLGFKPAPKPERPERKPDERRGGKPGARAEAKPGARPGPPRHDARKPGGPRPDGARAEGRPAGGHKPGGAKPGQGRPGQGRPGQGKPRTREDIDLAKAYAIRAQREKEERIAAEQAKQEEARLRREARAKLAELLKDQALNAADAEIARHFPYGGKIKRIYVTEAQLKQLNAGELGVVQMEGRYLLVTAAMLAQAEAVFAPAVALKVDPNAPAEEDPYADPQYQVPDDLVW, encoded by the coding sequence ATGAGCGACAGTCTGCGCGACCAATTGCTGGGCCTGGGTTTCAAGCCCGCGCCCAAGCCCGAACGCCCCGAGCGCAAGCCGGACGAACGCCGCGGCGGCAAGCCCGGCGCACGCGCCGAGGCCAAGCCGGGCGCGCGCCCGGGCCCGCCGCGCCATGACGCGCGCAAGCCTGGCGGGCCCCGGCCCGACGGTGCCCGGGCCGAAGGCCGTCCGGCCGGCGGTCACAAGCCGGGCGGCGCCAAGCCCGGCCAGGGCCGTCCGGGACAAGGCCGCCCGGGCCAGGGCAAGCCGCGCACGCGCGAGGACATCGACCTGGCCAAGGCCTATGCGATCCGCGCCCAGCGCGAGAAGGAAGAGCGCATCGCCGCCGAACAGGCCAAGCAGGAAGAGGCGCGCCTGCGCCGCGAGGCGCGCGCCAAGCTCGCCGAGTTGCTCAAGGACCAGGCGCTCAACGCCGCCGACGCCGAGATCGCGCGCCACTTTCCGTACGGCGGCAAGATCAAGCGCATCTACGTCACCGAGGCCCAGCTCAAGCAGCTCAACGCCGGCGAACTCGGCGTGGTGCAGATGGAAGGCCGCTACCTGTTGGTGACCGCGGCGATGCTGGCCCAGGCCGAGGCGGTGTTCGCGCCGGCGGTGGCGCTGAAGGTCGATCCGAACGCGCCGGCCGAAGAAGACCCGTACGCCGATCCGCAGTACCAGGTGCCCGACGACTTGGTCTGGTGA
- a CDS encoding SlyX family protein: MTTELDQRLIDLETRLAFQEHALNELSDALAAARSEEARNSLLLHRALDEIKQLRSAMAATPLTGDAAAEPPPPHY, translated from the coding sequence GTGACCACCGAACTCGACCAGCGCCTGATCGACCTGGAAACGCGGCTCGCGTTCCAGGAGCACGCGCTCAACGAACTCAGCGACGCGCTGGCCGCGGCGCGCAGCGAAGAAGCCCGCAATTCGCTGCTGCTGCACCGCGCGCTCGACGAGATCAAGCAACTGCGGTCCGCCATGGCGGCCACGCCGCTGACCGGCGACGCCGCCGCCGAACCGCCCCCGCCGCATTACTGA
- a CDS encoding UDP-glucose dehydrogenase family protein yields the protein MRVTIFGTGYVGLVTGTCLADVGHDVVCVDIDQAKVEGLNRGVIPIYEPGLEPMVKANHAAGRLHFTTDAASAIGHGDLIFIAVGTPPDEDGSADLKYVLAVAATVGRHIERPVVVVNKSTVPVGTADKVQATIAAELRARGLEIAFDVASNPEFLKEGDAVNDCMRPDRIVVGSSNPAAVEKLKRLYAPFNRNHERIVVMDVRSAELTKYAANAMLATKISFMNEIANIAEKVGADVEMVRQGIGSDPRIGWHFIYPGAGYGGSCFPKDVQALARTAQQHGYGARLLDAVEAVNDSQKGHLFELIQRHYGGDVKGKTFAVWGLAFKPNTDDMREASSRTLLAQLWAAGARVRAYDPEANEEAERIFGEREDLVLCDSARAALADADALVVVTEWKQFRSPDFVRIRQALADAVIFDGRNLYHPDEVEAADLAYYGIGRGRSILIDAG from the coding sequence ATGCGCGTCACCATCTTCGGTACCGGCTATGTGGGTCTGGTCACCGGAACCTGCCTGGCCGACGTCGGCCACGACGTGGTCTGCGTCGACATCGACCAGGCCAAAGTCGAAGGCCTCAACCGCGGCGTGATTCCGATTTATGAGCCCGGCCTGGAGCCGATGGTCAAGGCCAACCACGCCGCCGGCCGCCTCCATTTCACCACCGACGCCGCCAGCGCGATCGGCCACGGCGACCTGATCTTCATCGCCGTCGGCACCCCGCCGGACGAAGACGGCAGCGCCGACCTCAAGTACGTGCTCGCGGTCGCCGCGACCGTCGGCCGCCACATCGAGCGCCCGGTGGTGGTGGTCAACAAGTCGACCGTGCCGGTCGGCACCGCCGACAAGGTCCAGGCCACCATCGCCGCGGAACTGCGCGCGCGCGGCCTGGAGATCGCCTTCGACGTCGCGTCCAATCCCGAATTCCTCAAGGAAGGCGATGCGGTCAACGACTGCATGCGCCCGGACCGCATCGTGGTGGGCTCGTCCAACCCGGCCGCGGTCGAGAAGCTCAAGCGCCTGTATGCGCCGTTCAACCGCAACCACGAGCGCATCGTGGTGATGGACGTGCGCTCGGCCGAGCTGACCAAGTACGCGGCCAACGCGATGCTGGCGACCAAGATCAGTTTCATGAACGAGATCGCCAACATCGCCGAGAAGGTCGGCGCCGACGTGGAGATGGTCCGCCAGGGCATCGGTTCGGACCCGCGCATCGGCTGGCACTTCATCTATCCCGGCGCCGGCTACGGCGGTTCCTGCTTCCCCAAGGACGTGCAGGCGCTGGCCCGCACCGCCCAGCAGCACGGCTACGGCGCACGCCTGCTGGACGCGGTCGAGGCGGTCAACGACAGCCAGAAGGGCCATCTGTTCGAACTGATCCAACGCCATTACGGCGGCGACGTGAAGGGCAAGACCTTCGCGGTCTGGGGCCTGGCGTTCAAACCCAACACCGACGACATGCGCGAGGCGTCCAGCCGCACCCTGCTGGCGCAGCTGTGGGCGGCCGGCGCGCGCGTGCGCGCCTACGATCCGGAAGCCAACGAAGAGGCCGAGCGCATCTTCGGCGAACGCGAGGATCTGGTGCTGTGCGATTCGGCCCGCGCCGCCCTGGCCGACGCCGACGCGCTGGTGGTGGTGACCGAGTGGAAGCAGTTCCGCAGCCCGGATTTCGTCCGCATCCGGCAAGCTCTGGCCGACGCGGTGATCTTCGACGGTCGCAACCTCTACCACCCCGACGAAGTCGAAGCCGCCGATCTGGCGTACTACGGCATCGGCCGCGGCCGTTCGATCCTGATCGACGCCGGCTGA
- a CDS encoding FKBP-type peptidyl-prolyl cis-trans isomerase, with translation MRNAAFAVAVGSMALFAAGCNQAGKPGDKPAADAKAATEAKGAEVKAIGGMKTEKEQDSYLIGMDMGRSLELLKDDLDLAVLQKAMQANIKGEKPLLSEEEARQIRERLQNKVRTKQMEKMVAMAKTNQEEGDKFLAANGKKPGVVTTASGLQYQIVSEGKGAKPKASDTVRVHYKGALLDGKTFDSSYDRNEPAVFPLGAVVPGWQEGIALMPVGSKFKLWIPSKLGYGEQGTPGGPIGPNATLVFDVELLDIVKPNAQGAESAAMGTQPPQQK, from the coding sequence ATGCGTAACGCCGCCTTCGCCGTGGCCGTGGGTTCGATGGCGCTGTTCGCCGCCGGCTGCAACCAGGCCGGCAAGCCGGGCGACAAGCCGGCCGCCGACGCCAAGGCCGCGACCGAGGCCAAGGGCGCCGAGGTCAAGGCGATCGGCGGAATGAAGACCGAGAAGGAGCAGGACAGCTACCTGATCGGCATGGACATGGGCCGTTCGCTGGAACTGCTGAAGGACGACCTCGACCTGGCCGTGCTGCAGAAGGCCATGCAGGCCAACATCAAGGGCGAGAAGCCGCTGCTGAGCGAAGAGGAAGCGCGCCAGATCCGCGAGCGCCTGCAGAACAAGGTGCGCACCAAGCAGATGGAAAAGATGGTCGCGATGGCCAAGACCAACCAGGAAGAGGGCGACAAGTTCCTGGCCGCCAACGGCAAGAAGCCGGGCGTGGTGACCACCGCCTCGGGCCTGCAGTACCAGATCGTCAGCGAAGGCAAGGGCGCCAAGCCCAAGGCCAGCGATACCGTGCGCGTGCACTACAAGGGCGCGCTGCTCGACGGCAAGACCTTCGACAGCTCCTACGACCGCAACGAGCCGGCGGTGTTCCCGCTCGGCGCGGTGGTGCCGGGCTGGCAGGAAGGCATCGCGCTGATGCCGGTCGGCAGCAAGTTCAAGCTGTGGATCCCGAGCAAGCTCGGCTACGGCGAGCAGGGCACCCCGGGCGGCCCGATCGGCCCGAACGCGACCCTGGTGTTCGACGTCGAACTGCTGGACATCGTCAAGCCGAACGCGCAGGGCGCCGAATCGGCCGCGATGGGCACCCAGCCGCCGCAGCAGAAGTGA
- a CDS encoding FKBP-type peptidyl-prolyl cis-trans isomerase, producing the protein MKAFVRGAAVLITTATLFGGVASAQEKTVLANDREKVSYAIGLDVASSLKPVGPDLDTAAFERAVKNVFDGGKPLIGQDEARTVDQALRARIAARDGKPVQGQAPGAKPPEVAKDKVGLLIGTYMVGPSLQQIKGEIELPVLVQALRTSLAGGKPLLAEGEARTVLTGFSERLQAKMKAEAAVAGEANLKKGKEFLEGNKKVKGVFVTGSGLQYMVLRQGSGERPKPTDKVSVNYKGTLLDGSTFDSSYDRGQPAEFPVNGVIQGWQEGLALMPVGSKFKFWIPAELAYGPSGAPPKIGPNATLEFEVELLDIL; encoded by the coding sequence ATGAAGGCTTTCGTGCGCGGCGCGGCCGTGTTGATCACCACTGCGACGCTGTTCGGCGGCGTCGCCTCTGCCCAGGAAAAGACCGTGCTCGCCAACGATCGCGAAAAAGTCAGTTACGCCATCGGCCTCGACGTGGCCAGTTCGCTCAAGCCGGTCGGTCCCGACCTCGACACCGCCGCGTTCGAGCGCGCGGTCAAGAACGTGTTCGACGGCGGCAAGCCGCTGATCGGCCAGGACGAAGCGCGCACCGTCGACCAGGCCCTGCGCGCGCGCATCGCCGCCCGCGACGGCAAGCCGGTGCAGGGCCAGGCGCCGGGCGCCAAGCCGCCGGAAGTGGCCAAGGACAAGGTCGGCCTGCTGATCGGCACCTACATGGTCGGCCCCTCGCTGCAGCAGATCAAAGGCGAGATCGAACTGCCGGTGCTGGTGCAGGCCCTGCGCACTTCGCTGGCCGGCGGCAAGCCGCTGCTGGCCGAGGGCGAGGCGCGCACCGTGCTGACCGGCTTCAGCGAGCGCCTGCAGGCCAAGATGAAGGCCGAGGCCGCGGTCGCCGGCGAAGCCAACCTGAAGAAGGGCAAGGAATTCCTGGAAGGCAACAAGAAGGTCAAGGGCGTGTTCGTGACCGGCTCGGGCCTGCAGTACATGGTGCTGCGCCAGGGCTCGGGCGAGCGTCCCAAGCCGACCGACAAGGTCAGCGTCAACTACAAGGGCACGCTGCTCGACGGCAGCACCTTCGACAGTTCCTACGATCGCGGCCAGCCGGCCGAATTCCCGGTCAACGGCGTGATCCAGGGCTGGCAGGAAGGCCTGGCGCTGATGCCGGTCGGCAGCAAGTTCAAGTTCTGGATCCCGGCCGAGCTGGCGTACGGCCCGTCGGGCGCGCCGCCGAAGATCGGCCCGAACGCGACCCTGGAATTCGAAGTCGAACTGCTCGATATCCTCTGA
- a CDS encoding glutathione peroxidase — MSQTPQLRPAARPRPARRAAIAALCLAVLAAGSAIAAASGLLDRSFRPLAGKTPVNLQAQYGGQVLLVVNTASKCGFTPQFEALEGLQAKYKGRGFAVLGFPSGDFRAQEFDDEKQIQAFCTLTYGVKFPMFEKVHVVGEQATPLYRDLAKAAGGEAPKWNFHKYLIGRDGRLIASYGSKTAPDDPALVAAIERALAAPRPGAAKR; from the coding sequence ATGTCCCAGACCCCGCAGTTGCGCCCCGCGGCGCGCCCCCGTCCGGCCCGTCGGGCCGCCATCGCCGCGTTGTGCCTGGCCGTGCTGGCCGCCGGCTCGGCGATCGCGGCCGCCAGCGGCCTGCTCGATCGCAGCTTCCGGCCGTTGGCGGGCAAGACCCCGGTGAATCTGCAGGCGCAGTACGGCGGCCAGGTGCTGCTGGTGGTCAATACCGCCAGCAAATGCGGCTTCACCCCGCAATTCGAAGCGCTGGAAGGCCTGCAGGCGAAGTACAAGGGGCGCGGTTTCGCCGTGCTCGGCTTCCCCTCGGGCGACTTCCGGGCGCAGGAGTTCGATGACGAGAAGCAGATCCAGGCGTTCTGCACTCTGACCTACGGGGTCAAGTTCCCGATGTTCGAGAAGGTCCACGTGGTCGGCGAGCAGGCCACGCCGCTGTATCGCGACCTGGCCAAGGCCGCCGGCGGCGAGGCGCCGAAGTGGAATTTCCACAAGTATCTGATCGGCCGCGACGGCCGGCTGATCGCCAGCTACGGCAGCAAGACCGCGCCGGACGATCCGGCGCTGGTCGCGGCGATCGAGCGCGCCCTGGCGGCGCCGCGCCCGGGCGCGGCCAAGCGCTGA
- a CDS encoding GntR family transcriptional regulator — translation MTAIQWSDGAPIYRQLKERVVAMMLDGVLKPGDALPSVRQVAAEYQLNPITVSRAYQELADEALVEKRRGLGMYVTEEAARKLLLNERERFLKEEWPLVLERIQRLGLSTEELLGAGNDQKAGTP, via the coding sequence ATGACCGCAATCCAATGGAGCGACGGCGCTCCGATCTATCGCCAGCTGAAGGAGCGCGTCGTCGCGATGATGCTCGACGGCGTGCTCAAGCCCGGCGATGCCCTGCCGTCCGTGCGGCAGGTGGCCGCCGAATACCAACTCAACCCCATCACCGTCTCGCGCGCCTATCAGGAATTGGCCGACGAGGCGCTGGTCGAAAAACGCCGAGGCCTGGGCATGTACGTGACCGAAGAAGCCGCAAGGAAACTGCTCCTCAACGAGCGCGAACGCTTCCTGAAAGAAGAATGGCCGCTGGTCCTGGAGCGCATCCAGCGCCTGGGCCTGAGCACCGAGGAACTGCTCGGCGCAGGCAACGACCAGAAGGCGGGCACGCCATGA
- a CDS encoding ABC transporter ATP-binding protein encodes MTDAIRIDPGHIVTARNLRKRYRNKLALNDAAFDIPAGRIVGLIGPNGAGKTTALKAILGLIAFDGDLSVLGRDPRTQRDDLMRDVCFIADVAVLPRWLRVREAIDFVAGVHPRFDRAKCERFLHGTQLKPNLRVREMSKGMIVQLHLALVMAIDARLLVLDEPTLGLDILYRKQFYQRLLEDYFDENKTILITTHQVEEIEHILTDVMFIRDGKVVLDSQMEVLGERFVEVLVNPDQAVHARNLGPIDERALPFGKTVMLFDGIPAAQLDGLGETRTPGLADLFVATMKGTYA; translated from the coding sequence ATGACCGACGCCATCCGCATCGACCCGGGCCACATCGTCACCGCGCGCAATCTGCGCAAGCGCTACCGCAACAAGCTGGCGCTGAACGATGCCGCCTTCGACATCCCGGCCGGCCGCATCGTCGGCCTGATCGGCCCCAACGGCGCCGGCAAGACCACCGCGCTCAAGGCCATCCTCGGCCTGATCGCCTTCGACGGCGACCTGTCCGTGCTCGGCCGCGACCCGCGCACCCAGCGCGACGACCTGATGCGCGACGTGTGCTTCATCGCCGACGTCGCCGTGCTGCCGCGCTGGCTGCGGGTGCGCGAGGCGATCGACTTCGTCGCCGGCGTGCATCCGCGCTTCGACCGCGCCAAGTGCGAGCGCTTCCTGCACGGCACCCAGCTCAAGCCCAACCTGCGCGTGCGCGAAATGTCCAAGGGCATGATCGTGCAGCTGCACCTGGCGCTGGTGATGGCGATCGACGCCCGCCTGCTGGTGCTGGACGAGCCGACCCTGGGCCTGGACATCCTCTACCGCAAGCAGTTCTACCAGCGCCTGCTGGAAGACTACTTCGACGAGAACAAGACCATCCTGATCACCACCCATCAGGTCGAGGAGATCGAACACATCCTCACCGACGTGATGTTCATCCGCGACGGTAAAGTCGTGCTCGACAGCCAGATGGAAGTGCTCGGCGAGCGGTTCGTCGAGGTGCTGGTCAACCCGGACCAGGCCGTGCACGCACGCAACCTCGGCCCGATCGACGAACGCGCGCTGCCGTTCGGCAAGACCGTGATGCTGTTCGACGGCATCCCGGCCGCGCAGCTGGACGGGCTGGGCGAAACCCGCACCCCGGGCCTGGCCGATCTGTTCGTCGCCACCATGAAGGGAACCTACGCATGA